CAAGGTCGCCATGAGGTGAATGTGGTCGTCGGCGTGCCGGACGGCGACCCAGCGGCAACCGGACTGGTGGATCCCGGTGGCCTCCATCAGGCGCTGCGCGATGCGTTGCCACTGCGCGTCAGTTAGCGTCGGATCGTCGGGGTGCAAGCGCACCGGGCAGTGCCACACGTACCCGGGCTTGAGCACGACGGCCTCGGCCTTCGGATCCCAGCGGTAGTACTTCACCCACTCCGGCGCGTGCGCCGGCGGCCGCTTCTTCCCTGACGTGCGCAGCCACTGCGTCCATTCCTCGGCGCCGGGAAGGTCGTCCGGCGAGGCCGCCGGGTTGTCGAGCGGCAGCCCGAACTCCTTCGGCAGCTCCGACATCGACCCGATCAGCGCCCGCAGATCGAAATCGAACTCGCCGGGACCCGCTTTCGGCGGCTGGTGCAGGCCGGGGGAGCCGTCCCAGGACGCGACGATGTGCGGGTTCCGGTGCTCTTCGTGCGCGCCCGGGCCCATCAAGTACGCGATCAGGCCCGCCGGTCGCCACCCGGACAGGGCTTTCCCGATCATCGGCCCCTACCTCAACGCGTGACGCAGCCCGGCGAGCAGGCCGCGGGCCTCGACCACCCGGAGCCGGACCCGCTCCAGGATCGCCAGGGCCTGTTCGCGCACGGTCTCGACCTCGTGGGTGGAGTTGGCGTGCTTGGCGACGTCATTGAGATTGCCGCCGATTTTGGCGAGCTGGTTGCTCAGGTCCGTGACCGCAAGGTAAAGCTTGCTCAGCACGCCGCGGTCCAGGACCACGCCGCTGACCCGCATTCGGGCCGCGTCCAGCGCGGCGAGCGACGCCCACGAGCCCGGCTTTCTCCCGTCCAGCGCGGCGGCCTGCTCGATGATCGACCACTCGACGTCGTTGTAGGCGAGCGAGGTGCGCGGCCGTCGCGGGCCGTCCTGCGAGTGTCCGCGCGTCCTCGCCGGTTCCGTCGCGACCTCTCCTGCGGCGGAGACGCCTGTTTCGTTGTGCTGCATGCGTTCGTTCCCCCATGCGGCCCGCCGGCCTGAGGCACCCCCTGCGCCTTTCCGCTGGTCCGCAAGGACCAGCGTGCCAGGTCGCGGCAGCGACCTGGGGAAAACCGTATAGGTTTTCCATATCTTGCTCTGCGGAACCGGCTGTGTCGTGACCATGCCCGCGAGACGGGTGTCCGGCTCTAAAAACCGCAACGACCAGAGTGCCGCCCCGACCTCGGCCCGACCGCCCTGGTTGCGGCCCCGCAACCGGCACAAGACGCGGGAATGCCCCCGCTGCGCTGTGGGGGCATTCTGTCGAACCGGCTCGTCGCGGGTGAGGGTGGGCGGCGCTGCTGGCCGACGCGCACCTCGAACGCGAAAAGACCCCGCGGTCAGGCGACCGCGGGGTCTGGCGCCGTGCGCGGCGTCGGGGCCGCTAGACGTGGAGCCACATCCGAATCGCCTCCTCGTCGATCGCGGCATCCTGGGTGTCGTTCTCGATGCTTCTCGTCATGCTCAGGCTGGGCAGGGCCCGGATGGCCCGAGAGCTGGTTCCAGCCGTCCGGCACTCTCCCGCGCACGGGCTCTCCGCACTTCTTCCTGCGCATGCGCCAGGACGGCGTCGATGTCGTCGAGCGTGCCGTGCAACCCGATGTAGGCGTCGGACCCGGCCCCGATCGTAAGGACGTACGGGTCGTCTACTGGCTCCCAGTTGGCCAGTTCCTCGTCTGCCTCCGCCGCTGTG
Above is a window of Amycolatopsis sp. AA4 DNA encoding:
- the mobC gene encoding plasmid mobilization relaxosome protein MobC, which codes for MQHNETGVSAAGEVATEPARTRGHSQDGPRRPRTSLAYNDVEWSIIEQAAALDGRKPGSWASLAALDAARMRVSGVVLDRGVLSKLYLAVTDLSNQLAKIGGNLNDVAKHANSTHEVETVREQALAILERVRLRVVEARGLLAGLRHALR